The Poseidonibacter lekithochrous region TTATTGTCACTAATGTATCCAATGAAACACTACAATATGTTTTTATAGCTATATTAGTATATGCTATTATAAAAATCTTTATTTCCCCTGCTCAAAGAGATGAACCAAGTAAAAGTCATAATAAATTTATTCTTTTTCTAATTGGATTTTTTACAGGTATGGTTGCTATGAGTATTGGAGTTGGTGGCTCTATAATCTTAACACCTATCCTTCTAGGATTTATGAGATATGATCTAAAAGCAGCTACTGCATTAGGTCTATTTTTTGTTATGTTTTCATCAATTGCAGGATTTACTTCATTATCTTTAAATGGACATATGATGTATCTTGAAGGTGCAACAGTAGGTATTGCTTCATTAATTGGTGTTTACTTTGGAATAAAAGTAAAAAATAACGTTCATTCAAACTCATATAAAAAATACATTCTTTTATTAAACTCTATCATATTAATAACTATGATTTACAAAACTTTTTAATTTATATCTAATAATTATTAATTACTTTTATCTTGCAATATATACTTTATTATTGTATTATTTACAATAGGAAATAATATTAAGGTAAAAAGTGGACAATAACTTATTAGATTTTTTCATGAAGACTTCAAGTGATCTAGTTTATGAAATAAACGTTGAAGATCAAACTATTAACTGGTATAGAGATATTCATACAATATTAAATTATAAGCAAAAAATTAATTTAAATAATTTTGAAAACCTTTCAAAACTATTACATAAAAACGATATTAAAAAATTATATAATAAATTAACTACTCCAAATCAAGAACAAAATCAAATAAGTTTTAGAATTAAAGATGCTTTAGGAAATTATCAAACTTGGAATGATACATATATCAGATATGAAAATAAAATAATTGGTATTTGTAAATATGACTCAAAGATAATTTTACAAGAACAAGAAGAAAAAACAGAAAATATTTTAGATAGTACAACTGATTTAATTTTTTATAAAGATTTAGATTTAAATTACATGGGATGCAATGAATCTTTTTGTAACTTTGTTGGATTAGATAAAAAAGATATTCTTGGAAAAAATGATTATGAATTATTTGGTGAAAAACATGCAAATAAATTTAGACAAATGGATAATATTATTCTAGAAAAAAAAGTATCTAATACAAATAAAGAATGGGTTACGTATCCTAATTTAGACAAAGTACTATTACTAACACAAAAATCACCTTTAATAAATAAAAATAATGAGATCTATGGATTACTTGGAATTTCAAGAGATATCACAAAAGAAATAGATTATAAAAATGAAATAAAAGAGAGTAAAAAAAGATATAAAAAACTTTTCCAAGCCAATAAGATTCCAGTACTATTAGTATGTCCTGATAGTGGCGATATTATAAAAGCAAACAAAGCAGCTCAAAAGTTTTATGGTTATACAAGTAGTGAAATAAAAAAACTACATATAACTCAAATCAATACTTTATCTTCCCAAGAGATACAAAAAGAGATGATGTTAGCTAAGAATGAAGAGAGAGATTGTTTTAATTTTAAACATAAAATTAAATCAGGAAAATTAATTGATGTGGAAGTTTATGCAGGACCTATTAAATTCAAAAACAAGAAAATTTTATACTCTCTAGTATTTGATATTACAAAAAGAAAACAAGCAGAAAAAAAATTAAAACAAGCACATACTATTTATCAAAATACTAAAGAAGGTATTTTTATTACAGATTTAAATGGGAAAATTTTATCAGTAAATAAAGCCTTTGAACAAATCACAGGTTATCAAGAAAGTGAAGTAATTGATAAAAATTCAAACTTACTAAAATCAGATACTCATTCTAAAAAGTTCTATTCAAGACTATGGAAAACATT contains the following coding sequences:
- a CDS encoding PAS domain-containing sensor histidine kinase — encoded protein: MDNNLLDFFMKTSSDLVYEINVEDQTINWYRDIHTILNYKQKINLNNFENLSKLLHKNDIKKLYNKLTTPNQEQNQISFRIKDALGNYQTWNDTYIRYENKIIGICKYDSKIILQEQEEKTENILDSTTDLIFYKDLDLNYMGCNESFCNFVGLDKKDILGKNDYELFGEKHANKFRQMDNIILEKKVSNTNKEWVTYPNLDKVLLLTQKSPLINKNNEIYGLLGISRDITKEIDYKNEIKESKKRYKKLFQANKIPVLLVCPDSGDIIKANKAAQKFYGYTSSEIKKLHITQINTLSSQEIQKEMMLAKNEERDCFNFKHKIKSGKLIDVEVYAGPIKFKNKKILYSLVFDITKRKQAEKKLKQAHTIYQNTKEGIFITDLNGKILSVNKAFEQITGYQESEVIDKNSNLLKSDTHSKKFYSRLWKTLAEKGLWEGEIINKTKAGKIFPQWLTINTVYDESHQAVNYIAVFTDFTKLKEQEQLLREKDQIMFQQSKMASMGEMLRNIAHQWRQPLSVITSSATGLKLKKEFGILNDEDFSEFADGILKSTNYLSETIEDFSNYFKNSKNKEYFFISEILDKTTQLSKATLKNSDIKIEIDVENNYEIYGIKNELIQILLNLINNTKDAYNNKQQEVQYLKIYTKKYMNNVVIFVRDIAGGIPENILTKVFEPYFTTKHQSQGTGIGLYMSKQIVEERLKGAIDAYNIEEKINDEKYKGMEFKITIPISQSKTE
- a CDS encoding sulfite exporter TauE/SafE family protein; translation: MIFELAAFGIITGFLSGFFGIGGGMILVPMLLLAGFVMKQAIAISIMQMVFSSVYGSFLNSKKVTNVIKDGLIIGIGGFVGGLQSGFIVTNVSNETLQYVFIAILVYAIIKIFISPAQRDEPSKSHNKFILFLIGFFTGMVAMSIGVGGSIILTPILLGFMRYDLKAATALGLFFVMFSSIAGFTSLSLNGHMMYLEGATVGIASLIGVYFGIKVKNNVHSNSYKKYILLLNSIILITMIYKTF